The following coding sequences lie in one Polluticoccus soli genomic window:
- a CDS encoding gliding motility-associated C-terminal domain-containing protein, with protein sequence MISIRSFLLVLLLHVGYFGFAQTSVNCPPNINFEDGNLNSWQFYTGSCCPISTPTLSGPVANRHVLTNGAATDPYGGFPIVAPGGAYSLKLGNNSTGSQAERARYFVHVPTSTTKYILIFNYAVVFEDPNHAVSEQPRFEVKAYDSTTGTPISCASFDFVASSTIPGFKQSASNVNVYYKEWTTASLDLSSYSGGTVAVDFATGDCSLGAHFGYGYIDLDCKLFESFTYKCNQVGSATLKAPPGFQAYTWYAPGFASIVGTTQTITVSNAATSSIYPVVLTPYPGYGCADTLYAEVRSSIIKSNAPDTVLCNGTGSMLINPKVTGNNGPFTYEWSPAAGLSCTTCATPTATFSGSVNYYLKITDTVGCYDYDTVNIKVIPFMETHIAAPDTICQNTAEVIQTHTTGGNNMLCYWDLDAGGSITKGKLTDSITAIWDYPGLKKIKVVAEAYGCKTEDSDYVFVRNAPLPFFQASSVYACVGDTVSLNITKENAFYYWKVDEKDVTDTTYVSPLKLAWSSGGEKQIKLGIQSDRLCPVKEFTRSVFVRAYPDATISLKNDFCIGGVSQLAAKAHPDYIYDWRPVLYFLNNSTNEVEAEIPEPGYVTLRVTDRWLNKCSSMDSVYANPKECCDVMMPDAFTPNSDGHNDLFRLITPGKQRVLSFMVANRRGQVVYKAESNGASWDGRYNGVMQDAGTYMYFIEYMCEDQEIRKKKGSFHLIR encoded by the coding sequence ATGATCTCTATACGTTCTTTCCTACTCGTGTTATTATTACACGTAGGATACTTCGGCTTTGCGCAGACTTCTGTCAATTGCCCGCCCAATATCAATTTTGAGGATGGTAACCTGAACAGCTGGCAGTTTTATACCGGCTCGTGTTGCCCGATTAGTACGCCTACGCTTTCTGGCCCTGTAGCCAACAGGCATGTGCTGACTAACGGAGCGGCTACCGATCCGTACGGTGGGTTCCCGATCGTTGCACCCGGGGGGGCATATTCTTTGAAGCTGGGAAACAACTCAACAGGGTCTCAAGCCGAACGCGCACGCTATTTTGTGCATGTGCCGACGAGTACAACCAAGTATATTCTCATATTCAATTACGCGGTGGTATTTGAGGATCCCAACCATGCGGTTAGCGAACAACCTCGCTTTGAGGTGAAGGCATACGATTCAACTACGGGTACGCCTATTTCATGTGCCAGTTTTGATTTTGTAGCTTCTTCTACCATTCCGGGTTTTAAACAGTCTGCATCCAATGTAAACGTCTACTATAAAGAGTGGACCACTGCCAGTCTTGATCTATCAAGCTACTCCGGCGGAACGGTGGCTGTGGATTTCGCTACAGGGGATTGTTCCCTGGGTGCGCACTTTGGTTATGGCTATATTGACCTCGATTGCAAACTGTTTGAAAGTTTTACCTATAAATGTAACCAGGTTGGTAGCGCAACACTCAAAGCACCTCCAGGTTTCCAGGCCTATACCTGGTATGCGCCAGGTTTTGCTTCAATTGTTGGCACCACTCAGACTATCACGGTTTCGAATGCTGCTACAAGCAGTATTTATCCGGTAGTGTTGACTCCTTATCCGGGTTATGGTTGTGCTGATACCTTGTATGCAGAAGTTAGGTCGTCTATTATTAAAAGTAATGCACCCGACACCGTGCTTTGCAATGGCACTGGTAGCATGCTGATAAATCCGAAGGTTACAGGTAATAACGGACCTTTTACTTATGAATGGTCTCCTGCCGCAGGACTTAGCTGTACCACTTGTGCTACACCTACGGCGACATTTTCAGGTAGTGTTAACTACTATCTGAAGATAACGGATACCGTGGGCTGTTATGACTATGATACCGTGAATATTAAGGTTATTCCGTTCATGGAAACGCACATCGCTGCGCCTGATACAATTTGTCAGAATACAGCCGAAGTCATCCAGACGCACACAACAGGTGGTAATAACATGCTTTGCTATTGGGATCTTGATGCCGGTGGCAGCATTACGAAGGGCAAACTCACAGACAGCATAACAGCCATTTGGGATTATCCTGGGTTGAAGAAGATAAAAGTGGTTGCAGAAGCATATGGTTGTAAGACCGAAGATTCTGATTATGTTTTTGTGCGCAATGCCCCTTTACCTTTCTTCCAGGCCTCGTCGGTTTACGCCTGTGTTGGTGATACGGTATCTCTGAATATCACTAAAGAAAATGCATTCTACTATTGGAAAGTTGATGAAAAGGATGTGACTGATACAACCTATGTAAGTCCACTTAAGCTTGCATGGAGCAGCGGCGGCGAAAAACAAATAAAACTCGGCATACAGAGTGATAGACTTTGTCCGGTTAAAGAGTTTACGCGATCGGTGTTCGTGCGGGCATATCCCGATGCCACCATCTCACTGAAGAACGATTTCTGTATAGGAGGTGTTTCGCAGCTGGCTGCTAAAGCGCATCCGGACTATATCTATGACTGGCGCCCTGTATTATACTTCCTGAACAACAGTACCAATGAAGTAGAGGCAGAGATACCCGAGCCGGGCTATGTTACACTTCGGGTTACTGATAGGTGGCTGAACAAGTGTTCGTCGATGGATAGTGTATATGCCAATCCAAAAGAATGCTGTGATGTGATGATGCCGGATGCATTCACTCCGAACTCAGATGGTCATAACGATCTGTTCAGGTTGATTACACCAGGCAAACAAAGGGTATTGTCGTTTATGGTGGCTAATCGCCGTGGACAGGTAGTTTATAAAGCCGAATCGAACGGGGCTAGCTGGGACGGAAGATATAACGGCGTTATGCAAGATGCTGGAACTTACATGTATTTTATTGAATATATGTGCGAAGACCAGGAAATAAGAAAGAAAAAAGGAAGTTTCCACCTTATCAGGTAG
- the rfbF gene encoding glucose-1-phosphate cytidylyltransferase, whose translation MKVVIFAGGRGTRISEETSLKPKPMIEIGGKPILWHIMKIYAAYGHTEFIICLGYKGWIIKEYFANYFLHNTDITVDLSNNSLQVHNNFAEPFKVSLIDTGLDTMTAGRLKRVLPYVGNEPFMLTYGDGVCNVNLDELVRYHKASGKICTMTAIQATSRFGVIKMEDDGTIESFEEKPADSGTWINGGFFVLEPEIAKYLDGNMEDMMWERKPMDDLARDRQINAYKHHDFWKCMDTLRDKEELEHLWETQPLWKKW comes from the coding sequence ATGAAGGTTGTGATATTTGCCGGCGGTCGCGGAACCCGTATTTCCGAAGAAACGTCGCTGAAACCTAAGCCTATGATAGAGATAGGCGGTAAACCTATTCTTTGGCATATCATGAAGATCTATGCCGCTTACGGCCACACTGAGTTTATTATTTGCCTGGGTTATAAGGGATGGATCATCAAAGAATACTTCGCTAACTATTTTCTGCATAATACAGATATTACTGTCGACCTGTCGAATAACTCGTTGCAGGTGCATAACAATTTTGCCGAGCCGTTCAAGGTATCGCTGATCGATACCGGTTTGGATACCATGACTGCCGGCAGGCTGAAACGTGTATTGCCTTATGTTGGTAACGAACCATTCATGCTTACCTATGGTGATGGCGTTTGTAACGTGAATCTGGACGAACTGGTTAGATACCATAAAGCCAGCGGCAAGATATGTACGATGACCGCCATCCAGGCAACGAGCCGTTTTGGTGTCATTAAGATGGAGGATGATGGTACAATCGAAAGTTTTGAAGAAAAACCAGCTGATTCAGGTACCTGGATCAACGGTGGTTTCTTTGTATTAGAGCCTGAGATCGCTAAATACCTCGATGGTAACATGGAAGATATGATGTGGGAGCGTAAGCCAATGGACGATTTGGCGCGCGATCGCCAGATCAACGCATACAAACACCACGACTTCTGGAAGTGTATGGATACCCTGCGCGATAAAGAAGAACTGGAACATCTTTGGGAAACCCAACCACTTTGGAAGAAATGGTAA
- the rfbG gene encoding CDP-glucose 4,6-dehydratase produces the protein MVNEQYLRSIFANKRVFVTGHTGFKGAWLIQILHWLGADVKGYSLAPEKTNDLYNQIDGDELCYNSIIGDLRDLHLLQGELVRFEPDFVFHLAAQSLVRRSYDQPVDTFMVNTQGTVHVLEAIRSLPKPCVALMITTDKVYENPERGLAFKEDDKLGGYDPYAASKAAAEIVIDSYRRSFFHPDNYNEHRKAIASVRAGNVIGGGDYSDDRIIPDIVRALEFDESVGVRNPNSIRPWQHVLEPLGAYLLLAARMTEQPVELSTAFNFGPNESDMLRVEELVKIFLTRFGKGTYKMAMNVKAPHEAKLLLLDSSKAHDSLGWQPKLDAQTAIEWTANWYASREDANTKCLQQIKQYFTEG, from the coding sequence ATGGTAAACGAACAATACCTACGGTCAATATTTGCTAACAAGCGTGTTTTTGTAACAGGTCATACAGGATTTAAAGGTGCCTGGCTGATACAGATACTGCATTGGCTGGGAGCAGATGTAAAAGGCTACTCGCTGGCGCCTGAAAAGACAAACGATCTCTACAACCAAATTGATGGAGATGAGCTTTGTTATAACTCCATTATTGGCGACCTGCGTGATCTGCACCTGTTGCAAGGCGAGCTGGTACGTTTTGAACCTGATTTTGTTTTCCATTTGGCAGCCCAGTCGCTGGTACGCCGTAGCTATGATCAACCTGTAGATACCTTTATGGTAAATACACAGGGCACGGTACATGTACTGGAAGCTATCCGTTCACTACCTAAACCTTGTGTTGCGCTGATGATCACTACCGATAAGGTGTATGAGAATCCGGAGCGTGGACTAGCATTTAAAGAGGATGATAAGCTTGGTGGTTATGATCCTTATGCTGCCAGCAAAGCTGCGGCAGAGATCGTGATCGATTCTTACCGCCGTTCGTTCTTCCATCCCGACAACTACAATGAACATCGTAAAGCCATCGCATCAGTACGCGCAGGCAATGTAATAGGTGGTGGCGACTATTCAGACGATCGCATTATACCAGACATAGTTCGTGCGCTGGAGTTTGATGAATCGGTTGGTGTGCGCAATCCCAACTCTATTCGTCCCTGGCAGCATGTTCTCGAGCCATTAGGCGCTTATTTGCTATTGGCGGCCCGCATGACGGAGCAACCTGTGGAATTGAGCACTGCGTTCAATTTCGGTCCCAATGAGAGTGATATGCTAAGGGTGGAAGAACTCGTTAAGATATTCCTGACTCGTTTCGGTAAGGGTACATACAAAATGGCAATGAATGTAAAGGCCCCGCACGAGGCTAAGTTGCTTCTTCTGGATAGCAGCAAAGCGCATGATTCGCTGGGCTGGCAACCTAAGCTGGATGCCCAAACGGCTATCGAATGGACCGCCAATTGGTATGCCAGCAGAGAGGATGCAAACACAAAATGTCTTCAGCAAATAAAACAATATTTCACGGAGGGATAA
- a CDS encoding tetratricopeptide repeat protein encodes MIGFRHWRQVCLFAIINLLVAGNLSAQEPGETPSVAGLKGVEADALYFDAVKARIKGDNAEAERLLEQVIKIKPDAAGAYYDLARLNLPARPDKAVDNIRRALALEQDNKWYRAQYAEILAFKNEYTQSAEIYDKLAAEEKFNEDYLLKSSLLHQRAGDYKKSLAAIDKLIEKTDRDEEMMMQKYQLYLKMNDVEGAAKVVQELIDMNPSEGKFYSLLADIYDNNKQPEKATEVLKKGEQLFPDDPAVQLGIADHYKKKNDTANYKIYVRKALLNKAFDAETQLVLLVNYMQEIGNDAAQRKEALDIAKHIADNYKDKPEVLGVYGDLLSMNNEREKAQEQYKRSLAIDPSRFPVWRNFLFNYSERKYADSLIVYSEKALKLFPNQAVLHMLNGIGYTNKKDYTKAVTSFNRAADMQPEEDKQQLAEIYMYLGDAYNSARQYSESDSAFETALKLVPENPTVLNNYAYYLSVRGQRLDAAEKMSKKSLELSPEQATFMDTYGWILYKQGKFGPAKEYLQKAIDADPQNADGTLFDHLGDVEFKIGNQEKALDLWKKAKEKGSENEQLNKKIQDRKIYE; translated from the coding sequence ATGATCGGATTTCGCCACTGGAGACAGGTTTGTCTTTTTGCAATAATTAATCTACTGGTCGCGGGTAATCTTTCTGCCCAGGAACCGGGTGAAACACCCTCGGTTGCCGGGTTGAAAGGCGTTGAAGCAGACGCGCTCTATTTTGATGCGGTAAAAGCACGCATCAAAGGCGATAACGCAGAAGCTGAACGACTGCTGGAACAGGTGATCAAAATAAAGCCTGATGCAGCCGGGGCATATTACGACCTGGCACGTTTAAACCTGCCCGCCCGTCCGGATAAAGCAGTTGATAACATAAGGCGAGCACTTGCACTGGAGCAAGACAATAAATGGTACAGGGCTCAGTATGCTGAGATACTTGCATTCAAAAACGAGTATACCCAGTCGGCTGAGATATACGACAAACTTGCTGCTGAAGAGAAATTTAATGAGGATTATCTCCTGAAATCATCGTTGTTGCATCAGCGTGCCGGCGATTATAAAAAGTCACTGGCTGCCATTGACAAGCTGATAGAAAAAACCGACCGCGATGAAGAGATGATGATGCAGAAATATCAGCTGTATCTGAAAATGAACGATGTGGAAGGCGCTGCTAAAGTGGTGCAGGAGCTTATTGACATGAATCCTTCAGAAGGTAAGTTTTACTCATTGCTGGCCGATATTTATGACAACAATAAACAACCGGAAAAGGCCACTGAGGTTCTGAAGAAAGGGGAGCAGTTGTTCCCCGACGATCCCGCGGTACAGTTGGGCATTGCCGATCATTACAAGAAGAAAAATGATACGGCAAACTACAAGATTTACGTGCGCAAGGCGCTTTTAAATAAGGCGTTCGATGCAGAAACACAGCTCGTTTTATTGGTCAACTACATGCAGGAGATCGGCAACGATGCTGCACAACGCAAAGAAGCGCTTGATATAGCTAAACACATAGCCGATAACTACAAAGACAAACCCGAAGTATTAGGTGTTTATGGAGATCTGTTGTCTATGAATAATGAGCGCGAAAAAGCGCAGGAGCAGTATAAACGATCGCTGGCTATCGATCCTTCACGTTTTCCCGTTTGGCGAAATTTCCTCTTTAACTACTCAGAACGTAAATACGCTGACTCGCTTATCGTGTATAGCGAAAAAGCATTGAAGTTGTTTCCTAACCAGGCAGTGCTGCATATGCTGAACGGCATTGGTTACACTAATAAGAAAGACTACACAAAAGCAGTAACGTCTTTCAACAGGGCTGCTGATATGCAGCCTGAAGAAGACAAGCAGCAACTGGCGGAGATTTACATGTACCTGGGCGATGCTTATAACAGCGCCCGGCAGTATTCAGAATCAGATAGCGCGTTTGAAACTGCGTTGAAATTGGTGCCCGAAAATCCGACCGTGCTTAATAACTATGCATACTATTTGTCAGTAAGAGGTCAGCGCTTAGATGCTGCCGAGAAGATGTCGAAAAAATCCCTCGAACTGTCGCCGGAGCAGGCAACATTCATGGATACTTATGGATGGATACTGTATAAACAAGGTAAATTTGGCCCCGCAAAGGAATATTTGCAAAAAGCTATAGACGCGGATCCGCAAAATGCCGACGGTACCCTTTTTGATCACTTGGGAGATGTTGAATTTAAGATTGGCAACCAGGAAAAAGCCCTCGACCTATGGAAAAAAGCAAAGGAAAAGGGAAGCGAAAATGAACAGCTCAATAAAAAAATACAAGACCGGAAGATATATGAGTAA
- the rfbC gene encoding dTDP-4-dehydrorhamnose 3,5-epimerase, with translation MWHFHPLELHGAYVIDMPAFGDDRGTFIKTFHKSALLHKGLEFKLRESYFSLSKKDVIRGMHFQLPPHHHSKIVFCPQGAILDVIVDLRKGSPTYGRYHAEELSAANNKAYYIPEGFAHGFKALTDDAITYYLVSSEYSQEHDTGIRHDSIGFDWGVANPVISRRDQSFVTLQEFQTPFNI, from the coding sequence ATGTGGCATTTTCACCCACTTGAATTACATGGAGCTTACGTGATCGACATGCCTGCTTTTGGCGACGATCGCGGTACATTCATTAAGACCTTTCATAAAAGTGCGCTATTGCATAAAGGTTTAGAGTTCAAACTGCGCGAAAGCTATTTTTCGTTGTCGAAAAAAGACGTGATTCGCGGCATGCATTTCCAATTGCCTCCGCATCATCACTCGAAGATCGTTTTCTGTCCCCAGGGTGCTATCCTTGACGTGATTGTCGATCTGCGTAAAGGCTCACCTACATACGGTCGTTACCACGCCGAAGAATTATCGGCCGCTAATAACAAAGCCTATTATATACCCGAGGGCTTTGCGCATGGCTTCAAAGCACTGACTGATGATGCGATCACCTACTATCTTGTTTCTTCGGAATACAGTCAGGAACATGATACAGGGATACGTCACGATAGCATTGGTTTTGACTGGGGCGTCGCTAACCCTGTTATCTCGCGCAGAGACCAGTCCTTTGTGACACTGCAGGAGTTTCAAACACCATTCAATATCTAA
- a CDS encoding sugar nucleotidyltransferase gives MNIIIPMAGMGKRMRPHTLTTAKPLLPIAGKAIVQRLVEDILATSNEKVDEIAFIIGPSFGPDVEKHLLSVAQSLGATGKICYQHEPQGTAHAILCAADSLKGNVFIAFADTLFKATFSIDTNKDAIIWTQKVHDPSAFGVVKLNDVGEIEAFVEKPKEFVSDLAIIGVYYFKDGENLKKELQRLIDEDIKLKGEYQITDAMDHMLKKGMKFYTDQVEEWLDCGNKDATVYTNRRILDIKKDSEQLIAASARLENSVIIAPCYIGENVVIKNSVVGPYVSLEKGAVVEDSRITDSIVGQESIVKNMQLQNSMLGKSVNYSEKPRELSLGDFSTQI, from the coding sequence ATGAACATAATTATTCCAATGGCGGGTATGGGCAAACGAATGAGGCCACATACACTTACTACAGCAAAACCATTGCTCCCAATAGCCGGTAAAGCTATCGTGCAGCGATTGGTGGAGGACATCCTGGCTACCAGCAATGAAAAAGTAGACGAGATCGCCTTCATCATTGGTCCCAGCTTTGGTCCTGATGTTGAAAAGCACTTGTTGTCTGTAGCCCAAAGTCTCGGCGCCACAGGGAAAATATGCTATCAGCACGAGCCACAGGGAACTGCACATGCTATCCTCTGCGCAGCTGACAGCCTGAAAGGCAACGTGTTTATTGCCTTTGCAGATACTCTGTTCAAAGCCACGTTTAGCATCGACACCAATAAAGATGCCATCATTTGGACACAGAAGGTACACGATCCTTCAGCTTTTGGTGTTGTAAAGCTCAACGATGTCGGAGAGATCGAAGCATTTGTAGAGAAACCAAAGGAGTTCGTCTCAGACCTGGCCATCATCGGCGTATACTATTTTAAAGATGGTGAGAACCTGAAAAAAGAGCTGCAACGTCTTATTGATGAGGACATCAAGCTGAAAGGTGAATACCAGATTACAGACGCAATGGACCACATGCTGAAAAAAGGCATGAAGTTCTATACTGATCAGGTTGAAGAATGGCTTGACTGTGGCAACAAAGACGCTACAGTTTATACCAACCGTCGTATACTCGACATTAAGAAAGACAGCGAGCAATTGATAGCAGCCTCTGCCAGGCTGGAAAATTCTGTGATCATAGCACCGTGCTACATTGGTGAAAACGTGGTGATTAAAAATTCGGTAGTGGGACCTTATGTTTCTCTCGAAAAAGGAGCAGTTGTTGAAGACTCAAGAATAACCGACAGCATAGTAGGGCAGGAGAGTATTGTTAAAAATATGCAGCTGCAAAATTCTATGTTGGGGAAAAGCGTAAATTACAGTGAAAAGCCCCGTGAACTAAGTCTGGGCGACTTTTCAACTCAAATATGA
- the dut gene encoding dUTP diphosphatase — protein MIKVQIVNKSPHELPEYQTTGSAGMDIRAWLPQQVTLQPMERRLIPTGLYMALPHGYEAQIRPRSGLAIKRGLSLVNTPGTIDSDYRGEIMVPMINLSREPQVITDGERIAQMVIARYEHASWDLVDGLEETVRGAGGFGSSGTV, from the coding sequence GTGATAAAGGTGCAGATAGTTAATAAATCGCCGCATGAGCTACCGGAATATCAAACAACCGGCAGCGCGGGTATGGATATCAGGGCTTGGTTACCTCAACAGGTAACGCTTCAACCTATGGAGCGCAGGCTTATTCCCACAGGACTTTACATGGCGTTGCCACATGGTTATGAGGCGCAGATCCGACCGCGAAGTGGTCTCGCCATCAAGCGAGGCCTGTCGCTTGTAAACACGCCTGGTACTATCGACAGTGACTACCGCGGCGAGATCATGGTACCGATGATCAATTTATCGCGCGAGCCCCAGGTTATAACTGATGGCGAACGCATAGCCCAAATGGTTATTGCGCGTTATGAGCATGCCTCATGGGACCTTGTTGACGGACTTGAAGAAACCGTTAGGGGAGCAGGTGGCTTTGGTAGCTCCGGTACTGTATAA
- a CDS encoding DUF4292 domain-containing protein: MSKSTLWMLLPILALFASCKVGKQPVRRQVKIIDSSKMKRYGLVTVDTPGAKPAVKPEVVIKSPTPESGVSTEKQTLINTLSPLWQKSTSFSTFSGKAKMHYAGTGQKQEFTANIRIQKDKIIWVNVTALGGIVNVARVYITPDSIFLINYLQREAYKMHISQANKLLPAPVNFRIMQNLILGDALTQAGQPLDASDFGGTLSIETEDGGIRQLLSYNKTDSTMRSLQMRTRDNQTEGMIQYGNYDMVSGHRFATSRAINLSNNGEPYYLDMNFNTAEFDLPTDFPFTIPKNYTLK, from the coding sequence ATGAGTAAGTCCACGTTGTGGATGTTATTGCCAATACTAGCGTTGTTCGCATCGTGTAAGGTGGGAAAGCAGCCGGTGCGCAGGCAGGTAAAGATCATCGATTCCTCAAAAATGAAGCGCTATGGCCTGGTTACCGTTGATACGCCGGGTGCAAAGCCTGCAGTAAAGCCGGAGGTTGTGATTAAGAGTCCTACCCCAGAGTCTGGTGTATCCACAGAAAAACAAACGCTTATTAATACACTTAGTCCACTTTGGCAAAAATCAACTTCGTTTAGCACTTTTAGTGGCAAGGCAAAGATGCACTATGCCGGTACCGGCCAAAAGCAGGAGTTTACAGCCAACATTCGTATACAAAAGGATAAGATCATCTGGGTAAACGTGACGGCGCTGGGTGGTATAGTGAACGTAGCCCGTGTGTACATTACGCCCGACAGCATTTTCCTGATCAATTACTTGCAGCGCGAAGCCTACAAGATGCACATTAGCCAGGCTAATAAGCTGTTGCCCGCGCCGGTCAACTTCCGCATCATGCAAAACCTGATATTGGGCGACGCGCTCACCCAGGCCGGCCAGCCGCTGGACGCAAGCGATTTTGGAGGTACTCTGAGTATCGAGACTGAAGATGGTGGTATCAGGCAATTACTGAGTTATAATAAGACGGATAGCACCATGCGCTCGCTACAGATGCGTACCAGGGATAATCAGACTGAAGGCATGATCCAGTATGGTAACTACGACATGGTATCAGGCCACAGATTTGCCACCAGCAGGGCAATTAACCTGAGCAACAATGGTGAACCATATTACCTGGACATGAATTTCAATACAGCGGAATTTGACCTCCCTACCGATTTCCCGTTTACCATCCCCAAAAACTACACGCTCAAATAG